In Dromaius novaehollandiae isolate bDroNov1 chromosome 2, bDroNov1.hap1, whole genome shotgun sequence, one DNA window encodes the following:
- the LOC112988226 gene encoding ovalbumin-like yields MGSISAANAEFCFDMFKELRVHHTNENIIYSPLSILSVLSMVYLGAKGNTESQMEKVLHFDNITGVGGTTESQCGTSEYIHNSFKDLLSEITMPNASYSLKTADRIYVEKTYPIFPEYLKCAKKFYKAELVEADFKKATEEARQLINSWVEKETSGQIQDFLEPGSVDLNTALLLINAIYFKGMWKKAFREEDTQEVLFSMTKQESKPVQMMCQNGTFKIAVVADEKIKVLELPYAGRELSMLVLLPEDASSLEQLESTISFEKLTEWTSPNMMEKKTVKVYLPRMKIEEKYNLTSVLTALGMTDLFSPLANLSGISAAETLKMSEALHEASMEVSEAGTEVAGSTGAMGEIKHSPVSEEFRADHPFLFLIKHNPTNIIIFFGRCFYP; encoded by the exons ATGGGCTCCATAAGTGCAGCAAATGCAGAATTTTGCTTTGATATGTTCAAAGAGCTGAGAGTCCACCACACCAATGAGAACATCATCTATTCCCCGCTGAGCATCCTTTCAGTCCTGTCCATGGTCTATCTGGGAGCAAAAGGTAACACTGAATCTCAGATGGAGAAG GTTCTTCACTTTGATAACATTACAGGAGTTGGAGGCACTACTGAGTCCCAG TGTGGAACTTCAGAATATATCCACAACTCATTTAAGGATCTTCTCTCTGAAATCACTATGCCAAATGCTAGTTATTCACTCAAGACTGCTGACAGAATCTATGTTGAAAAGACATATCCAATTTTTCCG GAATACTTGAAGTGTGCAAAGAAATTCTATAAAGCTGAACTGGTAGAAGCTGACTTCAAAAAAGCTACAGAAGAAGCAAGACAGCTCATTAATTCCTGGGTGGAGAAAGAGACAAGTG GACAGATCCAAGACTTCCTTGAACCAGGCTCTGTTGACCTCAATACTGCACTGCTTCTTATAAACGCCATCTACTTCAAAGGGATGTGGAAGAAAGCGTTCAGGGAAGAAGACACTCAGGAGGTGCTCTTCAGCATGACGAAG caAGAAAGCAAGCCTGTGCAAATGATGTGTCAGAATGGTACGTTCAAAATAGCCGTGGTGGCTGATGAGAAAATAAAAGTTCTGGAGCTTCCTTACGCTGGCAGAGAGCTGAGCATGTTGGTGCTGCTGCCTGAGGACGCCTCCAGCCTGGAGCAG CTGGAGAGCACGATCAGCTTTGAAAAACTAACTGAGTGGACCAGTCCCAATATGATGGAAAAGAAGACAGTGAAAGTGTACCTCCCCCGCATGAAGATTGAGGAAAAATATAATCTCACGTCTGTCTTAACAGCTTTGGGCATGACCGACCTGTTCAGCCCTTTGGCCAACCTGTCCGGCATCTCTGCAGCAGAGACTCTGAAGATGTCTGAGGCTCTCCACGAGGCATCCATGGAAGTCAGTGAAGCAGGCACTGAGGTGGCAGGCTCAACCGGGGCTATGGGAGAGATCAAACACTCCCCTGTGTCTGAGGAGTTTAGGGCTGACCACCCGTTCCTCTTCTTGATCAAACACAACCCAACCAACATCATCATCTTCTTCGGCAGATGTTTTTACCCTTAA